Proteins encoded within one genomic window of Komagataella phaffii GS115 chromosome 3, complete sequence:
- a CDS encoding Essential component of the nuclear pore complex, giving the protein MSFILKREGSFDEDDHPSKFKKVTDSFLGFLKKKIGNRSQDEYVQDSFQQDSLLEQQTDILHPDTSSLQEVDSVADQSTRPSNVFSSYYDLLKRQKEQSEHTHLHKPLSPAQPKRMNTRSSSQQGEEDVSLLSKRQRNTSSLDLVPPSKKLKSVDSVRTSLVDINPMERALLINLKERMEMDKYFKSRVKYMGFHNRHVRNSGGTRSFQNTRSPLFLKSVATQNLRNTISQDRKKHGGYFSGEFEYDLDDSTNNYPENQNLLQYKPAVSSLKFSDKPQDKYHPKPANEADVERIINGRVTEPVFKQNKSNLVDNEKDSIGPSIGFKFGDNSSQSENEPNATALENSSQPLVSNNKAADSKPKVSFGNVQEKKDSDSSQKVSSKIDFSFSSKKEISNPSSFTTSSASVNGTNAPTEVHAKPSFSFTAPTTAKPAFSFGAPKIDEIKQDDGSQKVSSAASAGDIKSATIPTFSLADSSDAAKKQQKPIGVSFGLDSQSSAQGQPKGQLPSFNGSDSVSSDKTEPKPTFSFGPSGSTSQKDDGTKPKFLFGSAGTASSEKATDIQPKFSFGAGTAANDKSDSAKPTFSFGSSNGSTATEKKDNAKDSFTFNGNTEQAAEPEPKTSFSSSTPSDQKIESKPAFSFTTSSEVKTGESKPAFSFSAPANKETPKPAFSFNDSSEKKEQPTTTKFGSQDNKPSSPPKPVFSFGSTNAQNKPNTDSQKSFSFGKESADNSNKRTFGFDETSTSSKNSASAFTFNVPSNTTKPAFSLGNEKGESFSAPALSFNNNPNANNFGFGSINSNVASAGSSKEPTPSVVNFSSSKGTFGTSTQPSVNNNAFQFGASMANNPSTNRSENNAFPQPQAGFNPSRSATPNFNFTGTSQLDPAAIFGGSGSTPPVPFGQPSVQLNQPQPQTQHNTGFSFGFGNQTAGTVRNSNTFNNTWCERQSTCSNEAEKKKLKYVILVYDT; this is encoded by the coding sequence ATGTCGTTTATACTCAAACGAGAGGGGAGTTTTGACGAGGACGATCATCCTTCCAAGTTTAAGAAAGTCACGGATTCTTTTTTGggatttttgaagaagaagattggaaacCGATCTCAAGATGAATATGTTCAAGATTCGTTCCAGCAGGACTCATTACTAGAGCAGCAAACAGATATATTACACCCCGATACTAGTAGTTTGCAAGAGGTAGACAGTGTGGCTGATCAGTCCACTCGCCCTTCAAATGTATTCTCCAGTTATTACGATTTATTGAAGAGACAGAAGGAACAATCGGAACACACACATTTACATAAGCCTCTATCTCCAGCCCAGCCAAAGCGGATGAACACACGTTCTTCGTCTCAGCAGGGTGAGGAAGACGTGAGTTTACTTTCTAAGAGGCAAAGAAACACATCTTCACTGGACTTGGTGCCACCATCCAAGAAACTAAAATCTGTGGATAGCGTCAGAACTTCGCTAGTCGACATAAACCCGATGGAAAGGGCTTTGCTAATCAACCTGAAAGAGAGAATGGAAATGGATAAATATTTTAAGTCTAGGGTCAAGTACATGGGATTTCATAATCGTCACGTAAGGAATAGTGGCGGAACAAGGTCTTTCCAGAATACCCGTTCACCGctgtttttgaaatcagTTGCTACACAAAATCTTAGAAATACAATATCTCAAGATAGAAAAAAACATGGAGGCTACTTCAGTGGTGAATTTGAGTACGACCTGGATGACTCCACTAATAATTATccagaaaatcaaaacttGTTACAGTATAAGCCTGCAGTTAGTTCACTGAAGTTTTCAGACAAACCTCAAGATAAATACCACCCCAAACCTGCAAATGAAGCGGATGTTGAACGGATTATCAATGGAAGAGTAACTGAACCAGTTTTTAAACAAAATAAATCGAACCTAGTTGACAACGAAAAGGACTCTATTGGACCCTCTATAGGATTTAAGTTTGGGGATAATTCTTCACAATCCGAGAATGAACCAAATGCAACAGCTCTTGAGAATTCCAGTCAGCCCTTGGTGTCGAATAATAAGGCAGCGGATTCAAAGCCTAAAGTTTCATTTGGCAATGTtcaggaaaagaaagattccGACTCTTCGCAGAAAGTatcttccaagattgacttttccttctcttctaAGAAGGAAATTTCAAACCCCTCCTCCTTCACGACTTCATCTGCATCTGTGAATGGCACGAATGCCCCAACTGAGGTACATGCCAAAccatctttttcatttaCGGCACCTACAACAGCAAAACCAGCATTCTCGTTCGGAGCGCCAAAAATCGATGAAATCAAGCAGGACGATGGAAGTCAAAAAGTATCTTCCGCGGCAAGCGCTGGTGACATAAAGTCGGCAACAATTCCAACCTTTTCTCTTGCGGACTCATCTGATGCTGCGAAAAAACAACAGAAACCAATAGGAGTATCCTTTGGTCTAGACTCTCAGTCCTCAGCTCAAGGGCAACCCAAAGGACAATTACCCAGTTTCAATGGTTCAGATTCAGTATCTTCAGACAAAACAGAACCAAAGCCAACCTTTTCCTTTGGACCATCAGGAAGTACATCTCAGAAAGATGATGGAACAAAACCTAAGTTTTTGTTTGGATCCGCTGGCACTGCCTCATCTGAGAAGGCAACTGATATTCAACccaagttttcttttggtgCTGGAACTGCTGCAAATGATAAGAGCGACAGTGCAAAGCCTACGTTTTCCTTTGGATCATCTAATGGTTCTACAGCCacagagaaaaaagatAATGCTAAAGACTCTTTTACTTTCAATGGTAATACGGAGCAAGCAGCTGAGCCAGAGCCGAAAACTTCCTTTAGCTCAAGTACGCCAAGTGATCAGAAAATTGAATCTAAGCCTGCGTTCTCATTTACCACCTCGTCAGAAGTGAAGACCGGAGAGAGCAAACCAGCATTTTCCTTCAGTGCTCCTGCTAACAAGGAAACCCCTAAACCAgcattttcattcaatgactcttcagaaaagaaagagcaaCCCACTACTACCAAATTTGGTAGTCAAGATAATAAACCGTCTTCCCCACCAAAACCAGTGTTTTCATTTGGAAGTACCAATGCCCAGAATAAACCGAACACTGATTCGcagaaaagtttctcttTCGGAAAAGAAAGTGCAGACAACAGCAATAAGCGCACGTTCGgatttgatgaaacaagcacttcttccaagaatagTGCTTCAGCATTTACTTTCAATGTACCAAGTAACACTACCAAACCTGCCTTCAGTCTTGGTAACGAAAAAGGGGAAAGCTTTTCAGCCCCTGCTTTGAGCTTTAACAATAATCCCAATGCCAACAATTTCGGATTTGGATCCATTAACAGTAATGTTGCCAGTGCTGGTAGCTCGAAGGAGCCAACCCCCTCTGTGGTGAATTTCTCCAGTTCGAAAGGTACTTTTGGAACCAGCACACAGCCTTCAGTTAACAACAATGCCTTTCAGTTCGGTGCCTCCATGGCAAACAATCCTTCTACCAACCGTTCTGAAAACAATGCGTTCCCACAACCTCAGGCTGGTTTTAATCCATCTCGATCGGCTACTCccaatttcaatttcaCAGGAACAAGTCAACTCGATCCGGCAGCTATTTTTGGAGGTTCTGGATCCACTCCACCTGTTCCATTTGGCCAGCCTTCTGTACAATTGAATCAACCCCAGCCACAGACTCAGCATAACACGggtttttcttttggatttggaaaCCAAACAGCAGGCACCGTCAGGAACTCCAACACCTTCAACAACACCTGGTGTGAAAGGCAGAGTACTTGCTCGAATGAGgcagagaagaagaaattaaaGTATGTAATATTAGTTTATGATACGTAA